Proteins co-encoded in one Setaria viridis chromosome 9, Setaria_viridis_v4.0, whole genome shotgun sequence genomic window:
- the LOC117840683 gene encoding uncharacterized protein — MSREQSAMAAAEEGAAAAPPDGGAESEAAAEMDAAAVMEGEEKEEAAEYSWPQLRFDRPPRRLYQFARQFRSATPAGGRGSGDNFLKGVKWSPDGSSFLTSSDDNSLRLFYLPEDAYSGAEHVADAAVGGEDSYGAFLQVNEGEPVYDFCWYPCMSLSDPATCVFASTSRDHPIHLWDATSGELRCTYRAYDSMDEITAALSISFNSAGSKLFAGYNKAIRVFDVHRPGRDFDQYSLLKGDEGPRGIVSSISFSPHNGMLAVGSYSQTTAVYAESNMEPLYVLHGQLGGVTQVLFSKDGNYLYTGGRKDPYILCWDIRNTVDIVYKLYRAADSTNQRIYFDIEPCGRHLATGGQDGMVHVYDLQGGQWVTGFQAAADTVNGFSFHPYLPFAATSSGHRRFGMQDEFEELNLAGNENCCSVWMFPSLQEA, encoded by the exons ATGAGCCGTGAACAGAGCGCaatggcagcggcggaggagggagcggcTGCCGCGCCCCCCGATGGCGGCGCAGAGAGCGAGGCTGCGGCGGAGATGGATGCAGCGGCGGTtatggagggggaggagaaagaggaggcggcggagtaCTCGTGGCCCCAGCTCCGCTTCGACCGCCCCCCTCGCCGGCTCTACCAGTTCGCCCGTCAGTTCCGCTCCGCCACTCCCGCTGGCGGCAGGGGAAGCGGCGACAACTTCCTAAAAGGCGTCAAGTGGTCGCCCGACGGATCCTCTTTCCTCACCAGCTCCGACGACAACTCGCTCCGCTTGTTCTACCT GCCGGAGGACGCGTACAGTGGAGCGGAGCACGTTGCCGATGCTGCTGTCGGAGGTGAAG ATTCTTATGGCGCATTCCTCCAGGTGAACGAGGGTGAACCGGTGTACGACTTCTGCTGGTATCCGTGTATGTCCTTGTCTG ACCCAGCCACCTGTGTATTTGCAAGCACCAGTCGTGATCACCCGATACACCTTTGGGATGCCACCAGTGGGGAA CTCCGGTGCACTTACAGAGCATATGATTCCATGGATGAAATAACTGCTGCACTTTCAATCTCTTTCAATTCTGCAGGATCTAA GCTATTTGCTGGATACAACAAAGCAATAAGAGTGTTTGATGTTCATCGGCCTGGTAGAGATTTTGATCAGTATTCTCTACTTAAGGGAGATGAAGGGCCAAGGG GTATAGTATCTTCAATTTCCTTCTCTCCGCACAATGGGATGCTTGCTGTTGGCTCATACAGCCAGACAACTGCTGTGTATGCAGAGAGTAATATGGAGCCTTTGTATGTCTTACATGGCCAGCTTGGTGGTGTTACACAG GTGCTTTTCTCGAAAGATGGGAACTATTTGTATACTGGAGGGCGCAAG GATCCGTACATATTATGTTGGGATATTCGCAATACTGTGGACATTGTATACAA GTTGTATAGAGCAGCTGATAGTACTAATCAAAGAATATATTTTGACATTGAGCCCTGCGGTAGACATCTAGCCACTGGTGGGCAG GATGGCATGGTCCATGTCTATGACCTTCAAGGTGGTCAATGGGTAACAGGCTTCCAAGCAGCAGCTG ATACTGTAAACGGGTTCTCCTTCCATCCTTACCTTCCATTTGCCGCAACATCATCTGGGCATAGAAGGTTCGGTATGCAAGATGAGTTTGAAGAGTTAAATTTGGCAG GCAACGAGAACTGCTGCTCTGTCTGGATGTTTCCTTCCTTGCAAGAAGCTTGA
- the LOC117840682 gene encoding uncharacterized protein, translating to MSDESPPPAQAAEKSQPAEQATGGWGGWGLNIFSEISRNAVEVAKSAIADIQQPPEQDTGPDSGEKDKEKEPEGEEEEERRKAALEKLEKASEDSILGQGLKAFDSSVETITTGTWQALGTAWKSGSLFVQKLENSASSLAETIQQGELPAKASVIAPTILETGRSFTARGMEVLERVGKETMEFIVEETGMEVDKGSAGEGDQQTEEEQFEEVSFDRCFYIYGGPDQLEELEALSSHYALLFNRKKGKLSAEQKTYYDGKLKEIQQIFSLSTNAEEDGPDSDKGKKIESADTDADAEMKKLCETSVSKAAKMAAGFATALGGLSPNDIIKRTTNRLETIHSEGVHRLSEMCCLAVSQLLVLGKSVISAANKSKNEDDENDVKIDWPEDPISKAKTIRWKVQSISVDMEKVSTSFATGISDVAEAYAAAIQNALADKQDDQKSVQEKAKSISNHLNSDQTSAVSKLQDALQYLAYVVVCASMPSV from the exons ATGTCCGacgagtcgccgccgccggcgcaggccGCCGAGAAGAGCCAGCCCGCGGAGCAGGCTACTGGCGGCTGGGGCGGATGGGGCCTCAACATCTTCTCCGAGATCTCCCGCAAC GCGGTGGAGGTTGCTAAGAGTGCCATCGCCGACATTCAGCAGCCGCCTGAGCAGGACACGGGACCCGACAGCGGGGAGAAGGATAAGGAGAAGGAACcggagggggaggaagaggaggagagacgCAAGGCGGCTCTGGAAAAGCTGGAGAAGGCCAGTGAGGACTCAATCCTGGGCCAG GGGCTGAAGGCCTTTGATAGCTCGGTGGAGACCATCACGACCGGTACTTGGCAAGCACTTGGGACTGCATGGAAGAGTGGCTCACTATTTGTTCAAAA ATTGGAGAACTCAGCTTCAAGCCTTGCTGAAACCATTCAGCAAGGAGAACTACCTGCCAAAGCATCTGTTATAGCACCGACCATTTTAGAG ACAGGGAGGTCATTTACAGCAAGAGGTATGGAAGTGCTTGAACGTGTTGGAAAGGAGACAATGGAGTTTATTGTTGAAGAAACTGGTATGGAAGTTGACAAAGGTAGTGCCGGTGAAGGTGACCAACAGACAGAAGAGGAGCAGTTTGAAGAAGTCTCATTTGACAGATGCTTCTATATTTATGGAGGACCTGATCAATTAGAG GAGCTGGAAGCACTATCAAGCCACTATGCACTGTTGTTTAATAGGAAAAAGGGAAAACTTAGTGCTGAGCAGAAAACATATTATGATGGAAAGCTCAAAGAAATACAACAGATATTTAGTCTTAGCACCAATGCCGAGGAAGATGGACCAGACTCTGACAAAGGGAAGAAGATTGAATCAGCTGATACTGATGCTGATGCTGAGATGAAGAAGTTATGTGAAACAAGTGTTAGCAAGGCTGCTAAGATGGCTGCAGG GTTCGCCACTGCCTTGGGTGGGCTTTCTCCAAATGATATTATCAAACGAACTACCAATAGGCTAGAGACCATTCACTCAGAGGGTGTTCAT AGACTATCAGAGATGTGCTGCCTTGCAGTTTCTCAGCTTCTGGTCCTAGGAAAGTCAGTAATATCTGCTGCCAACAAATCAAAGAATGAAGATGATGAAAATGACGTTAAGATAGATTGGCCTGAAGATCCCATTTCAAAAGCTAAAACAATCAGATGGAAGGTGCAGTCCATCTCTGTGGATATGGAAAAGGTCTCTACTAGTTTTGCTACAG GAATCTCGGATGTGGCTGAAGCTTATGCGGCAGCTATACAAAATGCTCTCGCTGACAAGCAGGATGATCAGAAGTCAGTGCAGGAGAAAGCTAAGTCCATATCCAACCATCTGAATTCCGATCAGACTAGCGCTGTCAGCAAGCTACAAGATGCCCTGCAGTACCTGGCCTACGTCGTCGTTTGCGCTTCCATGCCAAGTGTCTGA